One segment of Coregonus clupeaformis isolate EN_2021a unplaced genomic scaffold, ASM2061545v1 scaf0461, whole genome shotgun sequence DNA contains the following:
- the LOC121560422 gene encoding transcription factor 20 produces MELSSQDPLPMALDLSKRCGKSHLNPRTTEVLDLMKKPRWHSITDDHVSMPCMQLLSEKTLTDTGVRLSYGTRTCVRSPLLHNGMDRSLRDSGLYEPHPTESLNAESPISESIEGEESQSDSDVILLVSSSKEAPSPQDYLDRGSVSPLVDSPSPGAVSLGEAKGCFLLPQTLSSPSPDNTYSEDSSESTEEMSVNAKPVLNLSELAALYGKSVSSPVDISSDDSDVIEVPITNEKKKIPSLPVDVQNEKRLTGEASNVVKKSLSPHSRTIQPGVSSQKPTNNVTRHHSKIHTKNLSRILSKEHSVDTMDSKEKSSSSEDESWLQPTVYLYRCVVDSDDSDVDRRTVRQDPSESLRSSRRPQRGSSPATESRPKAIHVEDIQQEWTKPSSPRSKRSGTKQKTHQRSPAKQASSSRKSAASKTKRRREKHKQAGSSSMFSHEEAEIKLKYANYKQDKRANKSENFCPFVHMEQREYSACTVINDQQEEKDVRQNKGQQQQPTGSGSLSGVVPKTSCYRLGRLSSKSKCQPLMVCCLCGGSANAVGLGDLHGPYYPTGPALEEQGKQQAQKEEHKDSELSVDCKIGLCGQVEKNGLHELSNVPRIDAVDDCCIIVSDCESSTLSSAKKLRTNGCVVDGHSPPVVPHNTNECWIHEDCGIWSTGVFLVKGKLYGLEEAVRFAQETVCSTCHAAGATMGCFQKGCPNKYHYSCAAQSGCVLNEENFSMRCPKHKNKSFRGVNMPDNR; encoded by the exons ATGGAGCTGTCATCTCAAGACCCTCTTCCTATGGCTTTGGATCTCTCAAAGAGATGTGGGAAGAGTCATCTGAATCCCAGGACCACAGAGGTTCTGGACCTGATGAAGAAGCCCAGATGGCACAGCATCACTGACGACCATGTGTCCATGCCCTGCATGCAGCTCCTCTCTGAGAAAACACTAACAGACACAGGTGTCAGACTCTCCTACGGGACTAGGACTTGTGTTCGTTCCCCCCTTTTACATAATGGTATGGACAGAAGCTTACGGGACTCAGGGTTGTACGAGCCACACCCTACAGAGAGCCTAAATGCAGAGAGCCCCATTTCTGAAAGTATTGAGGGAGAAGAGAGTCAGAGTGACTCTGATGTCATTTTGCTTGTTTCCAGTTCTAAGGAAGCACCCTCACCTCAGGACTATTTAGACAGGGGATCTGTTAGTCCCTTAGTGGATTCTCCGTCCCCTGGCGCTGTCTCTTTGGGTGAAGCTAAAGGTTGTTTTCTACTGCCCCAGACACTGAGTTCACCCAGTCCTGACAATACATACTCAGAGGATTCGTCTGAAAGCACAGAGGAGATGTCGGTGAACGCAAAACCTGTTCTTAACTTGTCGGAATTAGCTGCTTTGTATGGGAAATCTGTCAGTTCTCCTGTGGATATCTCAAGTGATGATAGTGATGTCATTGAAGTTCCCATCACCAATGAAAAGAAAAAGATTCCCAGTTTACCTGTTGAtgttcagaatgagaaaaggcTGACAGGTGAAGCTAGTAATGTTGTAAAAAAAAGCCTTTCTCCACATTCTAGAACAATACAGCCTGGGGTCAGCTCTCAGAAACCCACCAACAATGTCACTCGCCATCATTCAAAAATCCATACCAAAAACTTGAGTAGAATATTATCCAAGGAACATTCTGTCGACACAATGGACTCAAAGGAGAAGTCATCTAGTTCAGAGGATGAGTCTTGGTTACAGCCAACTGTCTACCTGTACAGGTGTGTAGTAGATTCTGATGACTCTGATGTGGACCGTCGGACAGTTCGACAGGACCCCTCTGAGAGCCTACGTTCCTCTAGAAGGCCACAGAGAGGATCATCACCTGCTACAGAGTCAAGGCCCAAGGCCATACATGTGGAAGACATCCAACAGGAGTGGACAAAGCCCTCTTCACCCAGGAGCAAAAGGTCAGGAACCAAGCAGAAAACCCACCAGAGAAGCCCAGCAAAGCAGGCCTCAAGTAGTAGAAAGTCAGCAGCAAGTAAAACAAAACGAAGGAGGGAGAAACACAAACAAGCTGGCTCATCCTCCATGTTCTCCCATGAAGAGGCAGAAATCAAGCTGAAATATGCAAACTACAAGCAGGACAAAAGGGCCAATAAATCAGAGAACTTTTGCCCTTTTGTCCACATGGAGCAGAGAGAGTACTCTGCTTGTACAGTGATCAACGATCAGCAGGAGGAAAAGGATGTGAGGCAGAACAAAGGACAGCAACAACAACCAACTGGGTCTGGGTCTTTGTCTGGTGTTGTTCCTAAGACGTCTTGTTATCGTCTGGGTCGCCTCAGCTCAAAGAGTAAGTGTCAGCCCCTAATGGTGTGCTGCCTGTGTGGTGGGTCTGCTAATGCTGTGGGCCTAGGGGACCTTCACGGGCCTTACTATCCAACTGGACCTGCTTTGGAGGAACAAGGCAAACAGCAGGCCCAAAAGGAAGAACACAAGGACAGTGAACTGTCTGTAGATTGTAAGATAGGCCTATGTGGTCAGGTAGAGAAGAATGGGTTACATGAACTGAGCAATGTGCCTAGAATAGACGCTGTAGATGACTGCTGCATCATTGTCAGTGATTGTGAAAGCTCCACATTGTCTTCAGCTAAAAAGCTCAGAACAAACGGCTGCGTGGTGGACGGCCACAGTCCGCCAGTGGTGCCCCACAACACCAATGAATGCTGGATCCACGAGGACTGTGGCATATGGTCCACAGGTGTTTTCTTAGTTAAAGGAAAGCTCTACGGCTTGGAGGAGGCTGTTAGGTTCGCCCAAGAAACA GTGTGTTCCACATGCCACGCAGCAGGTGCAACCATGGGCTGCTTCCAGAAAGGGTGCCCCAATAAGTACCACTACAGCTGTGCAGCTCAGTCAG GCTGTGTGCTTAATGAAGAAAACTTCTCCATGAGATGTCCAAAGCACAAG AATAAATCATTCAGAGGTGTGAACATGCCAGACAACAGATGA